Proteins from a genomic interval of Mesobacillus sp. S13:
- the hutG gene encoding formimidoylglutamase produces the protein MVKFSYLQPGKPAVFKDRFVTKVNERVIPYSEGETGNIGLIGLPYSKTSISLSQASDAPKTIRASLSSFSTFSGERAKDYENVKILDFGDVQTHPTEMEESIERLYVSVKEMLEKNACQRYIMLGGDHGVSYPSIRAFKEHYGEIGVIQWDAHHDVRNLDDGGRTNGTPFRSLIEGGHLKGAHLVQIGIRDYANAKEYHEYTKEKGISVYTMEDIEISGIIPIIKKELERLSELVDIIYLSVDMDVVDQAFAPGCPAIGPGGITSRELLASISAAASHEKVKAMDIVEIDPSKDFRDMTSRLAAAAMLRFMYN, from the coding sequence ATGGTGAAATTCAGTTATCTTCAGCCAGGTAAGCCAGCGGTTTTCAAGGACCGGTTCGTCACGAAGGTCAATGAACGGGTAATACCTTATTCAGAGGGCGAAACTGGCAATATCGGCTTAATCGGTCTTCCATACTCTAAAACATCCATTTCTTTATCACAGGCATCGGATGCGCCTAAAACGATCAGGGCAAGCTTAAGCTCATTTTCAACTTTTTCTGGAGAAAGAGCCAAAGATTACGAGAATGTAAAGATCCTTGACTTTGGCGATGTGCAAACACATCCAACTGAGATGGAGGAATCCATTGAAAGACTTTATGTAAGTGTCAAGGAAATGCTTGAGAAAAATGCCTGCCAAAGGTATATCATGCTTGGCGGAGACCATGGTGTCAGCTATCCTTCCATTCGGGCCTTCAAGGAGCACTACGGGGAAATAGGAGTTATCCAATGGGATGCACATCATGATGTCAGGAATCTTGATGATGGCGGACGGACAAACGGCACACCATTCCGGAGCCTGATTGAAGGTGGACATTTAAAGGGTGCGCATCTTGTCCAGATAGGGATTCGTGATTATGCAAATGCGAAAGAATATCATGAATATACAAAAGAAAAAGGGATTTCTGTCTATACAATGGAAGATATAGAGATTTCAGGGATCATTCCTATCATTAAAAAGGAACTGGAAAGACTGTCTGAATTAGTAGATATAATATACTTATCTGTTGATATGGACGTCGTCGACCAGGCATTCGCGCCCGGGTGCCCGGCTATTGGACCGGGTGGGATCACCAGCAGGGAATTGCTTGCGAGTATTTCAGCTGCTGCCTCCCATGAAAAAGTAAAAGCGATGGATATCGTGGAAATAGATCCATCAAAAGACTTCCGGGATATGACAAGCAGGCTGGCCGCTGCCGCCATGCTTCGTTTTATGTACAACTAA
- the hutI gene encoding imidazolonepropionase, translated as MRILTYDVIVHNIGQLILPKASDYPLKGQDMKELNISEDAAIGIQDGKIAWVGRDAEARSLKSTERIDAEGKVVSPGLVDPHTHLVFGGSREHELSLKQAGVPYLEILAQGGGILSTVGSTKKATEEELYKKASFHLERMISYGVTTLEAKSGYGLDADTELKQLRVVKRLKEKYPISVVSTFLGAHAVPPGFKGKEDEFLDEMARLFEVINEEELAEFVDIFCETGVFTIEQSRKFLQQAKEKGFGLKIHADEIDPLGGTEMAVSLGAASADHLVAASDEGIRQLAEGDTVAVLLPGTTFYLGKDHYARARKMIDEGAAVALATDFNPGSCVTENLQMIMSLAALKLKMSAEEIWNAVTVNAAHAIGRASQAGSLEIGRSADFVIWDVPNYQYIPYHFGVNHAQSVYHSGNKLWERTAYGEIQLSSAR; from the coding sequence ATGAGAATATTGACATATGATGTAATAGTTCACAATATAGGTCAGCTCATTTTGCCCAAAGCTTCCGATTATCCATTGAAGGGGCAGGATATGAAAGAACTCAACATAAGTGAAGACGCAGCAATAGGAATACAGGACGGGAAAATTGCCTGGGTTGGTCGCGATGCTGAAGCAAGGTCACTTAAATCTACCGAGAGAATTGATGCCGAGGGCAAGGTTGTGTCTCCAGGGCTTGTTGATCCGCATACACATTTAGTATTTGGCGGTTCCCGAGAACATGAACTTTCATTGAAGCAGGCTGGAGTACCTTATTTAGAAATCCTCGCTCAGGGGGGCGGGATTTTATCAACGGTAGGTTCCACTAAAAAAGCGACAGAGGAAGAATTGTATAAAAAGGCTTCTTTCCATCTTGAAAGAATGATTTCCTACGGAGTTACAACCTTGGAAGCAAAGAGTGGCTATGGTCTGGATGCTGATACAGAACTTAAGCAGCTGAGGGTGGTCAAACGTTTAAAGGAAAAGTACCCAATATCTGTCGTTTCAACATTCCTTGGTGCGCACGCTGTGCCGCCTGGATTCAAAGGGAAAGAGGATGAGTTTCTGGACGAAATGGCCAGGTTGTTCGAGGTTATCAATGAAGAAGAACTTGCAGAGTTCGTGGATATTTTTTGTGAAACAGGTGTTTTTACAATCGAACAGTCAAGGAAGTTTTTACAACAGGCAAAGGAAAAAGGATTTGGTCTGAAAATCCATGCTGATGAAATTGACCCGCTTGGAGGCACGGAAATGGCCGTATCATTAGGGGCGGCAAGTGCTGACCATCTGGTTGCCGCCTCAGATGAAGGAATCAGACAGCTCGCGGAAGGCGATACAGTAGCAGTTCTGTTGCCAGGAACGACGTTTTACCTTGGCAAGGACCATTATGCCCGTGCGAGAAAGATGATTGATGAGGGTGCGGCAGTCGCTTTGGCGACAGATTTCAATCCCGGAAGCTGTGTGACTGAAAACCTGCAAATGATTATGTCACTCGCTGCATTAAAGCTGAAAATGTCCGCTGAAGAAATTTGGAATGCAGTCACAGTAAATGCAGCCCATGCAATTGGAAGAGCGTCTCAGGCAGGATCATTAGAAATAGGACGTTCTGCAGATTTCGTCATCTGGGATGTACCTAATTATCAATATATCCCGTATCACTTTGGTGTAAATCATGCACAAAGTGTCTACCATTCTGGTAATAAACTTTGGGAAAGGACCGCTTATGGTGAAATTCAGTTATCTTCAGCCAGGTAA
- the hutU gene encoding urocanate hydratase produces the protein MAIKAKRNIKAKKGLELECKGWEQEAALRMLYNNLDPEVAEKPEDLVVYGGIGKAARNWEAFDAIVETLRRLENDETMLVQSGKPVAVFKTHEAAPRVLISNSVLVPKWANWDHFHELDKKGLMMYGQMTAGSWIYIGSQGILQGTYETFAEVARQHFNGTLRNTITLTAGLGGMGGAQPLAVTMNDGVCLAVEIDPERIKKRIDTRYCDKMTHSIDEAIDWANEAKHKGIPLSIGLVGNAAEVHLELLSRNFKVDIVTDQTSAHDPLNGYIPVGFNLEEAAKLRDEDPEEYVKQSSFSMAKHVASMLEYQRRGAVTFDYGNNIRQVAKDHGEQHAFDFPGFVPAYIRPLFCEGKGPFRWAALSGDPADIHRTDELIKELFPENKALQRWIDMAQEKVEFQGLPSRICWLGYGERVKMGLAINELVRKGELKAPIVIGRDHLDSGSVASPNRETEAMKDGSDAVGDWAILNALVNVAAGGSWISVHHGGGVGMGYSLHAGMVVVADGTDLAEERLRRVLTTDPGMGVARHADAGYEKAIETAKEKGVDIPMLP, from the coding sequence ATGGCAATTAAAGCAAAGCGCAATATCAAAGCAAAAAAGGGCCTTGAACTGGAGTGTAAAGGATGGGAACAAGAAGCTGCATTAAGGATGCTCTATAACAATCTTGATCCAGAGGTGGCTGAAAAGCCTGAGGATCTTGTTGTTTACGGAGGAATTGGCAAAGCAGCACGTAATTGGGAGGCGTTCGACGCTATCGTTGAAACGCTGCGCAGGCTGGAAAATGACGAAACAATGCTCGTTCAATCCGGTAAACCTGTCGCTGTATTCAAAACGCACGAGGCTGCACCAAGAGTGTTAATCTCCAACTCTGTTTTGGTACCTAAATGGGCAAATTGGGATCACTTTCACGAATTAGATAAAAAAGGATTGATGATGTACGGACAAATGACTGCTGGAAGCTGGATTTACATTGGTTCCCAGGGAATCCTCCAGGGCACATATGAAACATTCGCAGAGGTAGCGAGACAGCACTTCAACGGAACGCTTAGAAACACCATTACGCTGACTGCAGGGCTCGGCGGCATGGGTGGAGCCCAGCCTCTAGCGGTTACGATGAATGATGGCGTCTGCTTAGCTGTGGAGATCGATCCAGAACGGATCAAAAAGCGAATTGATACTCGTTATTGCGACAAAATGACCCATTCAATCGATGAGGCAATTGATTGGGCAAATGAAGCAAAGCATAAGGGAATACCTCTCTCTATTGGTCTGGTCGGGAATGCTGCAGAGGTCCATCTGGAATTACTGTCCAGGAATTTTAAGGTGGATATTGTAACGGACCAGACTTCTGCTCATGATCCATTGAATGGGTATATCCCGGTTGGTTTTAATTTGGAAGAAGCGGCTAAACTTCGTGACGAAGATCCTGAAGAATATGTAAAGCAATCTTCCTTCTCAATGGCAAAGCATGTCGCTTCCATGCTTGAATACCAGAGGAGAGGTGCTGTCACATTTGATTACGGCAATAACATCCGCCAGGTTGCCAAGGATCATGGTGAGCAGCATGCGTTCGATTTCCCAGGATTTGTTCCTGCCTATATCAGACCGCTTTTCTGTGAAGGTAAAGGGCCTTTCCGTTGGGCTGCATTATCTGGAGACCCAGCAGATATTCATCGGACAGACGAACTGATCAAGGAGCTTTTTCCAGAAAATAAAGCCCTTCAGCGCTGGATTGACATGGCACAGGAAAAAGTGGAATTCCAGGGTCTACCGTCAAGAATTTGCTGGCTTGGCTATGGTGAGCGAGTGAAGATGGGATTGGCAATTAATGAACTGGTGCGTAAAGGTGAATTGAAAGCACCGATTGTAATTGGTCGCGATCATTTAGACAGCGGGTCGGTCGCTTCTCCAAATCGTGAAACAGAAGCAATGAAGGATGGCAGTGATGCAGTTGGTGACTGGGCGATTCTTAATGCGCTAGTCAATGTTGCTGCAGGCGGCTCATGGATCTCTGTCCATCATGGCGGGGGCGTAGGCATGGGATATTCCCTGCACGCAGGAATGGTCGTGGTGGCGGACGGTACTGACCTTGCTGAAGAGAGGCTTAGGAGGGTCCTGACTACAGATCCTGGAATGGGTGTTGCCCGCCACGCTGACGCTGGCTACGAAAAAGCGATCGAAACAGCGAAAGAAAAAGGGGTTGACATCCCGATGCTTCCCTAA
- the hutH gene encoding histidine ammonia-lyase: MVVLTGETLTLEQIKQVCYLDEAVAISPESMKKVTESREAVEKIVADKRTIYGINTGFGKFSDVIIDEQDVNALQLNLIRSHACGVGEPFPEVVSRAMILLRLNALIKGFSGIRPVIAERLKELLNLRIHPVVPQQGSLGASGDLAPLSHLALVLLGEGKVFYQGRVCLTEEAYTKEGLEPIVLQAKEGLALINGTQAMTAMGVVNWIEAKDLAHQSEWIAALTMEGLEGVIDAFHPAIHEARGYRQQIEVAERMRDLLAGSKLTTRQGEKRVQDAYSLRCIPQVHGASWQALDYVKEKLEIEMNAATDNPLIFDGGETIISGGNFHGQPIAIAMDFMKIAVAELASISERRIERLVNPQLNDLPPFLSPQPGLQSGAMIMQYSAASLVSENKTLAHPASVDSIPSSANQEDHVSMGTIAARHAHSIIQNVRRVLAIECICALQAVQYRGVDKMAPKTWSFYQEVRKIVPSITEDRIFSEDIERLADWLKKNRHQWTAVKQQESLV, from the coding sequence ATGGTTGTTTTAACGGGAGAAACGTTAACTTTGGAGCAAATCAAGCAGGTCTGCTATCTCGACGAGGCAGTCGCCATCAGTCCAGAAAGCATGAAGAAGGTTACCGAGAGCAGGGAAGCGGTAGAGAAAATCGTTGCCGACAAGCGTACGATCTACGGAATCAATACAGGATTCGGTAAATTCAGTGATGTCATCATTGATGAACAAGATGTCAATGCATTGCAGTTAAACCTGATCAGGTCTCATGCCTGCGGCGTAGGGGAGCCATTCCCCGAGGTCGTTTCACGTGCGATGATCTTACTTAGGCTGAATGCGTTGATTAAAGGTTTTTCAGGGATCAGGCCGGTTATTGCTGAAAGGTTGAAGGAATTGCTCAACCTCAGGATCCATCCGGTTGTCCCGCAGCAAGGATCACTTGGTGCATCGGGGGATTTAGCGCCGCTGTCCCATCTGGCATTAGTATTGTTAGGCGAGGGGAAGGTTTTCTATCAGGGAAGGGTATGCCTGACAGAAGAAGCATATACAAAAGAAGGTCTTGAGCCAATCGTATTACAGGCTAAAGAAGGTCTGGCGCTGATTAATGGAACGCAGGCAATGACGGCAATGGGTGTGGTGAACTGGATCGAAGCAAAAGACCTGGCACATCAATCAGAATGGATTGCTGCCCTAACAATGGAAGGATTGGAAGGGGTCATAGATGCATTCCACCCTGCTATTCATGAAGCTCGCGGCTACAGACAGCAAATAGAGGTAGCGGAGCGCATGAGAGATTTACTGGCAGGCAGCAAACTGACGACACGACAAGGTGAAAAAAGAGTACAGGACGCGTACTCATTAAGATGCATTCCCCAAGTGCATGGAGCATCATGGCAGGCGCTCGACTATGTAAAAGAAAAGCTGGAGATTGAAATGAATGCAGCTACAGACAATCCGCTCATTTTTGACGGGGGGGAAACCATCATTTCAGGAGGCAACTTCCATGGCCAGCCAATTGCGATTGCAATGGATTTTATGAAAATAGCTGTTGCGGAACTTGCCAGTATTTCTGAAAGACGGATTGAAAGATTGGTCAATCCGCAATTAAATGACCTCCCACCTTTCTTGAGTCCGCAACCTGGACTTCAGTCAGGTGCGATGATCATGCAATACAGTGCAGCATCACTCGTTTCTGAAAATAAGACCCTTGCTCATCCTGCAAGTGTAGATTCGATTCCATCCTCTGCCAACCAGGAGGATCATGTGAGCATGGGAACCATTGCTGCCCGCCATGCACACAGTATCATCCAAAACGTCAGGCGTGTACTAGCAATTGAATGTATCTGTGCTCTTCAGGCAGTCCAATATCGTGGTGTTGATAAAATGGCACCTAAAACTTGGAGCTTCTATCAAGAGGTAAGAAAGATCGTTCCATCCATCACAGAGGACCGGATTTTCTCTGAGGATATCGAGAGGCTTGCAGATTGGCTAAAAAAAAATAGACATCAGTGGACAGCTGTAAAACAGCAGGAGAGTCTGGTTTAA
- the hutP gene encoding hut operon transcriptional regulator HutP has product MSKLAIGKTAILLASFTEEEMAFFQDTLKGVSYCLGKVGSMNMQKVISAVETAAKRHGLIHPNLYRETHALYHAIMEGMEGVTRGHLSIGEMSRTVGLRFAVVRGTPFSDEEEGEWIAVAFYGTIGAPVKGSEHETVGLGINHI; this is encoded by the coding sequence ATGAGTAAATTAGCGATTGGGAAAACAGCGATCCTGCTGGCGTCATTCACAGAAGAAGAAATGGCTTTTTTTCAGGATACCCTTAAAGGTGTAAGCTATTGCCTTGGCAAAGTAGGCTCGATGAATATGCAAAAAGTTATTTCAGCAGTGGAGACAGCTGCCAAACGTCATGGTCTCATACATCCCAATTTGTATCGTGAAACCCATGCTTTATACCATGCAATCATGGAAGGCATGGAAGGGGTGACACGGGGCCACCTGTCCATTGGTGAAATGAGCCGTACTGTCGGCCTTCGATTTGCCGTTGTCCGTGGTACACCCTTTTCCGATGAAGAAGAAGGAGAATGGATTGCCGTCGCGTTTTATGGAACGATTGGCGCTCCTGTAAAAGGGTCTGAACACGAAACGGTCGGTTTAGGAATCAATCATATATAA
- a CDS encoding branched-chain amino acid aminotransferase, with amino-acid sequence MLKKQIEKYIGSQKGTVELHNEEKEYAERQGLLNGVQVKLSEPGARFKDAYIERGNKETEEFLGEESSQFLSQPIGYFKERNNEFMYLESRWFELIGVDAVSFEKDDVFGTYDVMLGLKLQKKYEADIKKFLEENLQGDGSRFDLMFDANEGVWSLNFALNGLKGYKEVLSIGEAYNLIYGFLFGLAESIKNR; translated from the coding sequence ATGTTGAAAAAACAGATAGAGAAGTATATAGGATCTCAAAAGGGTACGGTTGAATTACATAATGAAGAAAAGGAATATGCAGAACGTCAAGGATTACTTAATGGTGTCCAGGTAAAATTATCAGAGCCTGGCGCCCGTTTCAAGGATGCTTATATTGAGAGAGGCAACAAAGAGACTGAAGAGTTCCTAGGTGAAGAATCATCGCAATTTCTTAGTCAGCCAATTGGTTATTTCAAAGAACGGAATAATGAATTCATGTACTTGGAATCCAGGTGGTTTGAACTGATTGGAGTCGATGCCGTCAGTTTTGAAAAAGATGATGTGTTCGGAACATATGATGTCATGCTCGGACTTAAGCTTCAGAAGAAATATGAAGCGGACATCAAGAAATTCCTTGAAGAAAACCTGCAAGGAGATGGGTCCAGATTTGACTTGATGTTCGATGCGAATGAAGGAGTATGGAGCCTTAACTTCGCATTGAATGGACTTAAAGGATACAAAGAGGTTCTATCCATCGGAGAGGCTTATAATCTGATCTATGGTTTTCTTTTTGGTCTCGCAGAGTCAATAAAGAATAGGTAA
- a CDS encoding CotY/CotZ family spore coat protein, producing the protein MNYHYKDDHRPDDDYDHKKGKSRDRDMGKHKKYDDHRDWDDHKHRDWDDHKKWDDHKDWDDDDCGCEKSHHDEKHSHHCVCKKVRDINDAQHKVKHKKDGCDVSCERSIRELLNQCKQSNFDTIPFKLLCGCSKGDCETFVGTGVVKINGCFYDIKSSFFRVVDFTKGSKCCAILELLCPERCEGKQHGIEGFVRTGACFEVDLKDFVGITCFPPVKAKKMDPKKLLCSGR; encoded by the coding sequence ATGAATTATCATTACAAAGATGATCATCGACCTGACGATGATTACGATCATAAAAAAGGAAAGTCCAGGGACCGCGATATGGGGAAACACAAAAAATATGATGACCATAGGGATTGGGATGATCACAAGCATAGGGATTGGGATGATCATAAAAAATGGGATGATCATAAGGATTGGGACGATGATGATTGTGGTTGCGAAAAAAGCCATCATGATGAAAAACACTCCCATCATTGTGTGTGCAAAAAGGTCAGGGACATTAATGATGCACAGCATAAAGTAAAGCATAAGAAAGATGGTTGTGATGTCAGCTGTGAAAGATCAATCAGAGAACTCTTAAATCAGTGCAAACAGTCAAACTTCGATACAATCCCATTCAAATTATTATGCGGGTGCAGCAAAGGCGACTGTGAGACCTTCGTGGGTACAGGCGTTGTTAAAATCAATGGATGCTTTTATGATATCAAGTCTAGTTTTTTCCGTGTAGTTGATTTTACTAAGGGTTCCAAATGCTGTGCGATTCTTGAGCTGCTCTGTCCGGAACGTTGTGAAGGGAAACAACATGGAATTGAAGGCTTCGTAAGAACGGGGGCTTGCTTTGAAGTCGATTTGAAAGATTTTGTCGGCATTACCTGCTTCCCTCCAGTAAAAGCGAAAAAAATGGATCCTAAGAAGCTATTATGCTCTGGACGCTGA
- a CDS encoding CsxC family protein, producing the protein MKRNTGCNSNHGCPPQLSCDEAKTLRVDCDNDSYYPYGNYLKYPVADIDVALAEVELQVEVESDIKLPTAAREIKHMRRNVSLTQCKAIRSAMDYDKVKLYISGVVHKNIQYVEQCSGVLKDYSVDVPFTCSQAVKVYNYPDYENLSQKNTVYERRFIDKKGHGADNCTSGAFTYEYYNEPIDCKLLASFVNDLDLYKDFDNWGRFSRITEKMEVGLFFKLLQKQQVDLDHSYGHKHEEESSSSSSSSYLESGDKIVQQQPKNMKHRMAELMKRHDG; encoded by the coding sequence ATGAAGAGAAATACAGGTTGCAATTCAAACCATGGCTGCCCGCCACAGCTTTCATGCGATGAAGCAAAAACGCTTCGGGTTGATTGCGATAATGATTCTTACTATCCTTATGGCAATTACCTTAAGTATCCAGTTGCTGACATTGATGTCGCGCTAGCTGAAGTTGAGCTGCAAGTAGAAGTCGAAAGTGACATTAAACTCCCTACAGCAGCACGCGAAATCAAGCACATGCGCAGGAACGTATCGCTTACGCAATGTAAGGCCATCCGTTCAGCAATGGACTATGACAAGGTTAAACTCTATATATCCGGTGTTGTCCACAAGAATATCCAATATGTAGAGCAGTGCAGCGGAGTATTGAAGGACTACAGCGTCGATGTACCATTTACTTGCAGCCAGGCTGTCAAAGTCTACAATTACCCAGATTACGAAAACTTAAGCCAAAAGAACACCGTGTACGAAAGAAGATTCATCGATAAGAAAGGCCATGGTGCTGATAACTGTACTTCTGGTGCATTTACGTATGAGTACTATAATGAGCCGATTGACTGCAAACTGCTTGCATCTTTTGTCAATGACCTTGACCTTTACAAGGATTTTGACAACTGGGGCCGATTCAGCCGCATCACAGAAAAGATGGAAGTTGGCTTATTCTTCAAATTGCTACAGAAGCAGCAGGTTGACTTAGACCATTCCTATGGACACAAACATGAAGAAGAATCATCTTCATCTTCATCATCATCCTATTTGGAATCAGGCGATAAAATTGTCCAACAGCAGCCCAAAAACATGAAGCACAGAATGGCTGAATTAATGAAACGCCATGATGGCTAA
- a CDS encoding CsxC family protein, with the protein MFELDKNKKPDFECKPSTDHFECSPKHHHPHVSLGKVVTKVPVVLAELTLHVNLDTMINFPEPVLEIKDIKKRIKLTQCRLLLPTNKLFIKGFVRKNIQYASPSQDIEASSSSSVASDLHSYTVDIPFQVVTEVKNFLSHPVMPQVNNRKEFDFFVSKPLPTGFPEKDELLTSDLSQFHQESSQHYNELPFCELVSSQIIEWDEAIDRQPLPTSSPIDEGYFQTIEEKMVIDFTVRVLQNQQIRVSSATNDPDCYDESE; encoded by the coding sequence ATGTTTGAACTAGATAAAAATAAAAAGCCTGATTTTGAGTGTAAGCCTTCAACCGATCACTTTGAATGCTCACCAAAGCATCATCATCCACATGTAAGCCTAGGAAAGGTCGTAACGAAAGTTCCAGTCGTTCTGGCGGAACTGACTTTGCACGTGAATCTGGATACAATGATTAATTTCCCAGAGCCGGTGCTTGAGATTAAGGATATTAAAAAGAGAATCAAACTGACCCAATGCAGATTGCTATTGCCAACGAATAAATTATTCATCAAAGGGTTTGTAAGGAAGAACATCCAATACGCAAGTCCGAGCCAGGATATTGAAGCTTCTTCATCCTCATCAGTAGCTTCTGACCTGCACTCTTATACAGTCGACATTCCGTTCCAGGTAGTAACAGAGGTAAAGAACTTCCTATCCCATCCTGTCATGCCGCAAGTGAACAACCGGAAGGAATTTGATTTCTTCGTCTCTAAACCTTTGCCAACAGGATTCCCGGAAAAAGATGAATTACTGACAAGTGACTTGAGCCAATTCCACCAGGAAAGCTCTCAACATTATAATGAATTGCCTTTCTGTGAATTGGTTTCCAGCCAAATCATCGAATGGGATGAAGCGATTGACCGTCAGCCGCTTCCAACATCATCACCGATCGATGAAGGATATTTCCAGACAATCGAAGAGAAAATGGTCATTGATTTTACTGTTCGTGTTCTTCAAAATCAACAAATCCGCGTTTCTTCAGCAACAAATGATCCAGATTGCTATGACGAATCAGAGTAA
- a CDS encoding CsxC family protein — protein sequence MTNDHKGKRGCVSVNKSASRNECVNVPTPGLLPSANLPVTLADITITDHLVADIHFPDPVLEIKDIKKRVKIVQCRLLIGPTSDPVTGIPLFIKGFIRKNIQYATPCPHAKSDCVSSEMRSLTVDVPFECVTVVTDFLTDPILPISNTREEFDFFRAQSLGHGYPEKDQMLSSDLSQFHQVSTQFYNQIPFCELVSSSIVQWDEAVDRYPLPNNGPFEEGTFHNIVEKTFLQFRVRVYQNQQIALNGNG from the coding sequence ATGACTAATGACCATAAAGGGAAGCGTGGATGCGTTAGTGTCAACAAGTCTGCGTCCAGGAATGAATGTGTGAACGTCCCAACCCCAGGATTGCTCCCATCTGCTAATCTTCCTGTTACTCTTGCGGATATAACCATAACAGACCATCTAGTTGCCGACATTCATTTCCCAGATCCGGTACTTGAAATCAAGGATATCAAAAAAAGGGTGAAAATCGTCCAGTGCAGATTGCTCATAGGTCCTACATCAGATCCTGTTACAGGAATCCCACTATTTATTAAAGGTTTCATCCGCAAAAATATCCAATATGCAACGCCATGTCCGCATGCTAAAAGTGACTGTGTATCTTCAGAAATGCGCTCGTTGACTGTAGATGTGCCATTTGAGTGTGTAACTGTTGTAACTGATTTCTTGACTGATCCAATTCTCCCGATTTCCAATACTCGTGAAGAGTTTGACTTCTTCAGGGCACAAAGCCTGGGCCATGGATATCCGGAAAAAGATCAGATGCTATCCAGCGACCTATCACAATTCCATCAGGTAAGCACACAATTCTACAATCAAATTCCATTCTGTGAACTGGTATCAAGCAGCATTGTTCAGTGGGATGAAGCAGTAGATCGTTATCCTTTACCTAATAATGGACCATTCGAAGAAGGAACATTCCACAATATTGTGGAAAAAACATTCTTGCAATTCCGTGTAAGAGTTTACCAGAACCAGCAAATTGCCCTTAATGGCAATGGGTAA